The Methanothermobacter tenebrarum genome has a window encoding:
- the hjc gene encoding Holliday junction resolvase Hjc — protein MARKGYKEEIDLVKILWDNNFAAIRAPASGGATKKPLPDVIAGNGDRYLAIEVKTTSKDKIYISSNRVEGLRKFSRIFGAEPYIGIKFKYKKWFFLPLDDLEKTKKSYKIDLKLALSKGLDIYEVIGKEKQIKFK, from the coding sequence ATGGCGAGAAAAGGTTATAAAGAAGAGATAGATCTTGTTAAGATATTATGGGATAACAATTTTGCCGCTATAAGAGCACCAGCTTCTGGGGGGGCGACTAAAAAACCATTGCCTGATGTAATAGCGGGTAATGGGGACAGATACCTTGCAATCGAAGTTAAAACGACATCCAAGGACAAGATTTATATATCATCTAATAGGGTTGAAGGTTTGCGTAAATTCTCGAGAATATTCGGAGCCGAACCATACATTGGAATCAAATTCAAATATAAAAAATGGTTTTTCCTACCATTAGATGACCTTGAAAAGACAAAAAAGAGTTATAAGATAGACCTTAAACTTGCACTCAGTAAAGGATTAGACATCTATGAGGTTATTGGTAAAGAAAAACAAATCAAATTTAAATAA
- a CDS encoding MBL fold metallo-hydrolase: MQRIKDIIFIEGSVYDCNSYILDDTIIDTGTGLNNHLLSALKKVNISPADIRLVMNTHCHFDHSGGNRLFPNADIAIHRMDAPPLEEGDSIATAAYLFGASIEPMKVDLKFEEGDNIGDFEIIHTPGHTRGSICLYDGETLISGDTIFAYGGFGRLDIGGSIKEMKKSLKKLIKLDVKYLLPGHGPWVEDGNRHLELAYNILF; encoded by the coding sequence ATCCAGAGGATAAAGGATATTATTTTTATCGAAGGTTCAGTCTATGATTGTAACAGTTACATCCTCGATGATACTATAATTGACACAGGAACAGGACTCAATAACCATCTATTATCAGCTTTAAAAAAAGTTAATATCAGCCCAGCTGATATAAGACTAGTTATGAATACGCACTGCCATTTCGATCATTCAGGAGGCAACAGGCTATTCCCAAATGCTGATATAGCCATACATAGAATGGATGCCCCCCCACTCGAAGAAGGCGATAGTATAGCCACAGCAGCATACTTATTCGGAGCTTCAATCGAACCAATGAAAGTGGACTTGAAATTCGAGGAAGGAGACAATATAGGGGACTTTGAAATTATACATACGCCGGGTCACACTAGGGGTAGTATATGCCTTTATGATGGGGAAACTCTCATCTCGGGTGACACTATATTTGCATATGGTGGTTTTGGCAGGCTTGACATTGGTGGGAGCATCAAGGAAATGAAAAAGTCCCTCAAAAAGCTCATAAAATTAGATGTCAAGTACCTTCTCCCAGGACACGGACCCTGGGTGGAGGATGGGAACAGACACCTAGAACTAGCATATAATATACTATTTTAG
- a CDS encoding TrkA family potassium uptake protein — translation MYVVIMGGGRVGLTLASLLISDGHDVTLIESDESLCADAAVELDALVICGNGTDTKTLEEANIKDADVFVAATGNDEANLLSCILAREYHVPKIIARVSNPDHEDAFHKVGIQYVISPERTAAGYLEKLITRPKVADLIVLGHGDAEILDMTVKNHEVVGKRIGDISPTEEYIIIAIHTNGEIKIPQPDMILEEDTKISVLVKMDAVQKVTNLFAG, via the coding sequence ATGTATGTTGTTATAATGGGTGGTGGAAGAGTAGGACTAACCTTGGCAAGTCTCTTAATATCGGATGGACATGATGTAACGCTCATAGAAAGCGACGAATCATTATGTGCCGATGCCGCTGTTGAACTTGACGCCCTCGTAATCTGCGGTAACGGTACAGATACAAAAACCCTCGAAGAGGCCAACATAAAGGATGCTGATGTTTTTGTCGCGGCCACAGGAAATGATGAGGCTAACCTCTTAAGTTGCATACTTGCAAGGGAGTATCATGTCCCCAAGATCATCGCAAGGGTTAGTAACCCAGATCATGAGGACGCATTCCACAAGGTAGGCATACAATATGTTATAAGCCCTGAGAGGACCGCGGCAGGATACCTTGAAAAACTCATAACCAGGCCTAAGGTGGCCGATCTTATAGTTCTCGGTCATGGAGATGCTGAGATCCTTGACATGACCGTGAAAAACCATGAGGTAGTCGGTAAGAGGATAGGGGATATCTCACCCACAGAAGAGTATATAATAATCGCAATTCATACCAATGGTGAGATTAAAATACCCCAACCAGACATGATATTAGAAGAAGATACTAAGATATCTGTCCTCGTGAAGATGGACGCGGTCCAGAAGGTTACTAATCTCTTCGCAGGCTAA
- a CDS encoding radical SAM protein — protein MDVIRCLKDQRILKLFEKANKITLSEHGDIITLERAIFLSWWCEMGDCAFCYMSTQKPLIKDPKKARRNVNAILAEAEICKRIGWNIEFLSGGYKSFTTTEIKHIAKSIKDITGSPVWLNIGITKDLEEYGDEIEGITGAIETANPRLQEKLCPSKPINQIVEMLELAEELGFKKAITIILGVGETIEDLEHLFKLIDNLKLDRIIFYSLNPHKGTIFEDTPQPPSLYYAGIVAATRIKFPKIKIITGTWIDNLANIGPLILAGANGLTKFPLFKMFGTRYGKRVEEEVKWSGRKLKGTFTDHQKLLKGEADEKLKPFIKRYIDMCLKKSYTLTQ, from the coding sequence ATGGACGTTATCAGATGCTTAAAAGATCAAAGAATACTTAAATTGTTCGAAAAGGCTAATAAGATCACCCTTAGCGAACATGGGGATATTATAACCCTTGAAAGGGCTATATTCCTCTCTTGGTGGTGTGAGATGGGGGACTGCGCATTCTGTTATATGAGCACTCAAAAGCCCCTTATAAAAGACCCCAAGAAAGCAAGAAGAAATGTTAATGCGATACTCGCCGAGGCAGAAATATGCAAGCGCATAGGATGGAACATCGAATTCCTCTCAGGAGGCTACAAATCATTCACAACCACTGAGATAAAACACATTGCTAAATCAATAAAAGATATAACAGGATCCCCAGTTTGGCTCAACATAGGCATAACAAAAGACCTAGAAGAATATGGAGACGAAATTGAAGGTATAACAGGGGCTATAGAAACAGCCAACCCCAGATTACAGGAAAAGTTATGTCCAAGCAAACCTATAAACCAAATAGTGGAAATGCTAGAACTGGCAGAAGAACTAGGATTTAAAAAGGCCATCACGATAATACTTGGCGTTGGAGAAACCATCGAAGATTTGGAACATCTTTTCAAGCTCATAGATAACCTAAAATTGGACCGAATAATATTCTATTCACTCAACCCACACAAGGGCACAATATTCGAGGACACACCACAACCACCATCATTGTATTATGCCGGTATAGTCGCCGCCACAAGAATAAAATTTCCAAAAATTAAAATCATCACAGGCACCTGGATTGACAACCTAGCCAACATAGGACCATTAATACTCGCAGGAGCTAATGGACTTACAAAATTCCCATTATTTAAAATGTTCGGGACAAGATACGGTAAAAGGGTTGAAGAAGAAGTGAAATGGAGTGGGAGAAAACTTAAAGGCACGTTCACAGACCATCAAAAGCTCCTTAAAGGGGAAGCAGATGAAAAATTAAAACCCTTTATAAAAAGATATATTGATATGTGCCTAAAAAAATCATATACACTAACCCAATGA
- a CDS encoding zinc ribbon domain-containing protein: MVYCPYCGEKNKDNATFCKKCGKRLPEIENKPTSHHLPGESIHPMGETVKSSFEWDVAIIAALIFLISYKILGIISPPIAPWLAAAFSILYLLSATKKKASIPLLIIITLLIAVNIKAFIGL; this comes from the coding sequence ATGGTTTATTGTCCATATTGTGGTGAAAAAAACAAGGATAATGCCACCTTCTGTAAAAAATGTGGTAAACGATTACCAGAAATCGAAAATAAGCCTACAAGTCACCATTTACCAGGAGAATCCATTCATCCCATGGGGGAGACAGTTAAAAGTTCCTTTGAATGGGATGTGGCCATAATAGCAGCTTTAATATTCCTAATATCATATAAGATTTTAGGGATAATATCACCCCCAATAGCCCCATGGTTAGCAGCGGCATTTTCAATATTATACTTGTTATCAGCCACCAAGAAAAAAGCATCGATTCCCCTACTGATAATCATAACATTACTCATAGCCGTTAATATAAAAGCATTCATAGGCCTATAG